Proteins found in one Magnolia sinica isolate HGM2019 chromosome 5, MsV1, whole genome shotgun sequence genomic segment:
- the LOC131246223 gene encoding uncharacterized protein LOC131246223 isoform X5: MEACEECRKKCLLIDGKKAHVPTTFSFFKVMIGSFSKSLFLPPKFHRRAVALVDQSTLLEDMRGQQWRVKLSMVDGSLAFQQGWDKFVSDHSVKFGEILVFNYIVGSHFLVQIFGTSTLERLNFSTRNNGNHHKGKQARARKPSPDCSPSIKMPRYMVDTDAMNEKGATMNEEEATGSRTPPCNSSNFEMSESTDKAPTPMEKYSNYASSSKRTSDISVIPRYVIDEDSMNEVGAARSRTALDFEMIGNKCDAETPDKLPTKPGKSADHDSGSKMTLDDEEGAARSRSASLSSCDVEILGTRCNAVDTQKSVLEVSSRYKTRSKKSFDVVEAPFHKDGGYSANEERAAKSRMAPSNSSDFKMVESKCDAEDSNKIPTSKKSSDCAVSSKRKLKMWMKSIVDNDSVIEGASRNNAAHSNLSDFEMIRNKPDAEVMKNVPRRTETSHHDGSSKMTCDALQKAFNVIDKDLDEGDVRSPPRPSCMSNNEGVALKCDAGDREQVPNAKEESSHHENSCKSTFDASDTACYLIDGDSIKEEGAAFQSKCNTEHVDEVPKSIVKSSNSAVSCKMKQEMRMKYSGEKNSVHEEAASRSRAFHSNSPDSGVIGNKCEDEGMEKVPKTTEKSHDDSSKMNSDASQNPCYMIDEDSVSKEGATRCETAPLSFPDTGIIETKCADEKDEVMTTMEESSPFKNSSKRTSVASELPRHMIEGDSMNGGVDRSGNAPSNSHGFNMADGNFSAEDVDMIPISKRMPDASELPSGVIDDDMTNAEGDARSRTAPLSFTGFKMFDGECHPEYLDKEQETTENSSHLENSSGRLQTMSMIGYSENENGSVNISDAGSCRYPLSDEQKCTYSG; this comes from the exons ATGGAAGCATGTGAGGAATGCAGGAAGAAATGCTTACTGATTGATGGGAAGAAAGCGCATGTTCCCACCACATTTTCCTTCTTCAAAGTCATGATTGGTTCTTTCTCAAAATCTCTG TTCCTACCTCCGAAATTTCACCGCAGAGCAGTAGCTTTGGTTGATCAGAGCACTCTTCTTGAAGATATGAGAGGACAGCAGTGGAGGGTAAAGTTATCGATGGTAGATGGGTCCTTGGCTTTTCAGCAAGGATGGGATAAATTTGTGTCAGATCATTCTGTGAAGTTTGGAGAGATCTTGGTATTCAATTACATTGTCGGGTCCCACTTTCTAGTCCAAATCTTTGGCACAAGTACCTTGGAAAGGTTGAACTTCTCCACAAGAAACAACGGCAATCATCATAAAGGAAAACAAGCTAGAGCGAGGAAACCTTCCCCTGACTGTTCACCGTCTATTAAAATGCCACGCTACATGGTTGATACAgatgcaatgaatgaaaaggGAGCTACAATGAATGAAGAGGAAGCTACAGGAAGCAGAACACCTCCTTGTAACTCATCTAACTTTGAGATGTCTGAGAGTACGGACAAAGCACCAACTCCGATGGAAAAATATTCTAATTATGCTAGTAGCTCTAAAAGGACTTCTGATATCTCGGTAATACCACGCTATGTTATTGATGAAGATTCAATGAATGAAGTAGGAGCTGCAAGAAGCAGAACTGCTCTTGACTTTGAAATGATTGGGAATAAGTGTGATGCTGAAACTCCAGACAAACTTCCCACAAAACCGGGAAAATCTGCTGATCATGATAGTGGCTCTAAAATGACTCTGGATGATGAAGAGGGTGCTGCAAGAAGTAGAAGTGCTTCTTTGAGCTCGTGTGATGTTGAAATACTTGGGACTAGATGCAATGCTGTAGATACGCAGAAGTCAGTATTGGAAGTATCCTCCCGGTACAAAACTAGATCTAAAAAGAGTTTTGATGTGGTAGAAGCACCATTCCACAAGGATGGTGGATATTCAGCAAATGAAGAGAGAGCTGCTAAAAGCAGAATGGCTCCTTCAAATTCATCTGACTTCAAGATGGTTGAGAGTAAATGTGATGCTGAAGATTCGAACAAGATACCAACATCAAAAAAATCTTCAGATTGTGCCGTTAGTTCTAAAAGGAAGCTGAAGATGTGGATGAAGAGCATTGTTGATAACGATTCGGTGATTGAGGGAGCTTCAAGAAACAATGCTGCTCATTCAAACTTGTCTGACTTTGAGATGATTCGCAATAAACCTGACGCTGAAGTTATGAAAAATGTACCAAGAAGAacagaaacatctcatcatgatGGTAGCTCCAAAATGACTTGTGATGCCTTGCAAAAAGCATTCAACGTGATtgacaaagacttggatgaaggagaTGTGAGAAGCCCACCTCGTCCTTCATGCATGTCTAACAATGAAGGAGTTGCGCTTAAATGTGACGCTGGAGATAGGGAGCAAGTACCGAATGCAAAGGAAGAATCTTCCCATCATGAGAATAGCTGTAAAAGTACTTTTGATGCATCAGACACCGCATGCTACCTGATAGATGGAGATTCAATCAAGGAAGAGGGAGCTGCATTCCAGAGTAAATGCAACACTGAACATGTGGATGAAGTACCAAAATCAATAGTAAAATCTTCCAATTCTGCCGTTAGCTGTAAAATGAAGCAGGAGATGCGAATGAAGTACAGTGGTGAGAAAAATTCAGTGCATGAAGAGGCAGCTTCAAGAAGCAGAGCCTTTCATTCCAACTCTCCCGACTCTGGAGTGATTGGGAATAAATGTGAAGATGAAGGCATGGAAAAAGTACCAAAAACAACAGAAAAATCTCATGATGACAGCTCTAAAATGAATTCTGATGCTTCCCAAAATCCATGCTACATGATTGATGAAGATTCAGTGAGCAAAGAGGGAGCTACAAGATGTGAAACTGCTCCTCTAAGCTTTCCTGACACTGGAATAATTGAAACTAAATGCGCTGATGAAAAGGATGAAGTAATGACAACAATGGAAGAATCTTCCCCCTTCAAAAATAGCTCTAAAAGGACTTCCGTTGCCTCAGAATTACCACGCCACATGATTGAGGGAGATTCAATGAATGGAGGAGTTGATAGAAGTGGGAATGCTCCTTCTAACTCACACGGCTTCAATATGGCTGATGGTAACTTCAGTGCTGAAGATGTGGATATGATTCCAATATCTAAAAGGATGCCTGATGCCTCAGAATTACCATCTGGTGTTATTGATGATGACATGACAAATGCAGAGGGAGATGCAAGAAGCCGAACTGCACCTTTAAGCTTCACTGGCTTTAAAATGTTCGATGGTGAATGCCATCCTGAATATTTGGATAAAGAACAGGAAACGACAGAGAATTCCTCCCATCTTGAGAACTCCTCGGGAAGACTCCAGACCATGTCTATGATAGGGTACAGTGAAAATGAGAATGGAAGTGTGAACATATCCGATGCTGGTAGCTGTAGATATCCTCTATCTGATGAACAAAAATGTACATACTCTGGTTAG
- the LOC131246223 gene encoding uncharacterized protein LOC131246223 isoform X1, with protein MEACEECRKKCLLIDGKKAHVPTTFSFFKVMIGSFSKSLFLPPKFHRRAVALVDQSTLLEDMRGQQWRVKLSMVDGSLAFQQGWDKFVSDHSVKFGEILVFNYIVGSHFLVQIFGTSTLERLNFSTRNNGNHHKGKQARARKPSPDCSPSIKMPRYMVDTDAMNEKGATMNEEEATGSRTPPCNSSNFEMSESTDKAPTPMEKYSNYASSSKRTSDISVIPRYVIDEDSMNEVGAARSRTALDFEMIGNKCDAETPDKLPTKPGKSADHDSGSKMTLDDEEGAARSRSASLSSCDVEILGTRCNAVDTQKSVLEVSSRYKTRSKKSFDVVEAPFHKDGGYSANEERAAKSRMAPSNSSDFKMVESKCDAEDSNKIPTSKKSSDCAVSSKRKLKMWMKSIVDNDSVIEGASRNNAAHSNLSDFEMIRNKPDAEVMKNVPRRTETSHHDGSSKMTCDALQKAFNVIDKDLDEGDVRSPPRPSCMSNNEGVALKCDAGDREQVPNAKEESSHHENSCKSTFDASDTACYLIDGDSIKEEGAAFQSKCNTEHVDEVPKSIVKSSNSAVSCKMKQEMRMKYSGEKNSVHEEAASRSRAFHSNSPDSGVIGNKCEDEGMEKVPKTTEKSHDDSSKMNSDASQNPCYMIDEDSVSKEGATRCETAPLSFPDTGIIETKCADEKDEVMTTMEESSPFKNSSKRTSVASELPRHMIEGDSMNGGVDRSGNAPSNSHGFNMADGNFSAEDVDMIPISKRMPDASELPSGVIDDDMTNAEGDARSRTAPLSFTGFKMFDGECHPEYLDKEQETTENSSHLENSSGRLQTMSMIGYSENENGSVNISDAGSCRYPLSDEQKCTYSGNEPVTLPKMELDDGNMGSALETNVNASKCHEYPLTMEEKHCPSGNEPHSVLEDGQFGSCSKVELKHCKVEPEESLDSIEFSTPNDVCFCCSMSESSLSRLELPTYIPSALTKGRKKHKRAVLFLRDPAMRVWPVLYHENKHKRILGSGWSSFAAANNLKEGDACTFEVADNSQAMLQVHISRR; from the exons ATGGAAGCATGTGAGGAATGCAGGAAGAAATGCTTACTGATTGATGGGAAGAAAGCGCATGTTCCCACCACATTTTCCTTCTTCAAAGTCATGATTGGTTCTTTCTCAAAATCTCTG TTCCTACCTCCGAAATTTCACCGCAGAGCAGTAGCTTTGGTTGATCAGAGCACTCTTCTTGAAGATATGAGAGGACAGCAGTGGAGGGTAAAGTTATCGATGGTAGATGGGTCCTTGGCTTTTCAGCAAGGATGGGATAAATTTGTGTCAGATCATTCTGTGAAGTTTGGAGAGATCTTGGTATTCAATTACATTGTCGGGTCCCACTTTCTAGTCCAAATCTTTGGCACAAGTACCTTGGAAAGGTTGAACTTCTCCACAAGAAACAACGGCAATCATCATAAAGGAAAACAAGCTAGAGCGAGGAAACCTTCCCCTGACTGTTCACCGTCTATTAAAATGCCACGCTACATGGTTGATACAgatgcaatgaatgaaaaggGAGCTACAATGAATGAAGAGGAAGCTACAGGAAGCAGAACACCTCCTTGTAACTCATCTAACTTTGAGATGTCTGAGAGTACGGACAAAGCACCAACTCCGATGGAAAAATATTCTAATTATGCTAGTAGCTCTAAAAGGACTTCTGATATCTCGGTAATACCACGCTATGTTATTGATGAAGATTCAATGAATGAAGTAGGAGCTGCAAGAAGCAGAACTGCTCTTGACTTTGAAATGATTGGGAATAAGTGTGATGCTGAAACTCCAGACAAACTTCCCACAAAACCGGGAAAATCTGCTGATCATGATAGTGGCTCTAAAATGACTCTGGATGATGAAGAGGGTGCTGCAAGAAGTAGAAGTGCTTCTTTGAGCTCGTGTGATGTTGAAATACTTGGGACTAGATGCAATGCTGTAGATACGCAGAAGTCAGTATTGGAAGTATCCTCCCGGTACAAAACTAGATCTAAAAAGAGTTTTGATGTGGTAGAAGCACCATTCCACAAGGATGGTGGATATTCAGCAAATGAAGAGAGAGCTGCTAAAAGCAGAATGGCTCCTTCAAATTCATCTGACTTCAAGATGGTTGAGAGTAAATGTGATGCTGAAGATTCGAACAAGATACCAACATCAAAAAAATCTTCAGATTGTGCCGTTAGTTCTAAAAGGAAGCTGAAGATGTGGATGAAGAGCATTGTTGATAACGATTCGGTGATTGAGGGAGCTTCAAGAAACAATGCTGCTCATTCAAACTTGTCTGACTTTGAGATGATTCGCAATAAACCTGACGCTGAAGTTATGAAAAATGTACCAAGAAGAacagaaacatctcatcatgatGGTAGCTCCAAAATGACTTGTGATGCCTTGCAAAAAGCATTCAACGTGATtgacaaagacttggatgaaggagaTGTGAGAAGCCCACCTCGTCCTTCATGCATGTCTAACAATGAAGGAGTTGCGCTTAAATGTGACGCTGGAGATAGGGAGCAAGTACCGAATGCAAAGGAAGAATCTTCCCATCATGAGAATAGCTGTAAAAGTACTTTTGATGCATCAGACACCGCATGCTACCTGATAGATGGAGATTCAATCAAGGAAGAGGGAGCTGCATTCCAGAGTAAATGCAACACTGAACATGTGGATGAAGTACCAAAATCAATAGTAAAATCTTCCAATTCTGCCGTTAGCTGTAAAATGAAGCAGGAGATGCGAATGAAGTACAGTGGTGAGAAAAATTCAGTGCATGAAGAGGCAGCTTCAAGAAGCAGAGCCTTTCATTCCAACTCTCCCGACTCTGGAGTGATTGGGAATAAATGTGAAGATGAAGGCATGGAAAAAGTACCAAAAACAACAGAAAAATCTCATGATGACAGCTCTAAAATGAATTCTGATGCTTCCCAAAATCCATGCTACATGATTGATGAAGATTCAGTGAGCAAAGAGGGAGCTACAAGATGTGAAACTGCTCCTCTAAGCTTTCCTGACACTGGAATAATTGAAACTAAATGCGCTGATGAAAAGGATGAAGTAATGACAACAATGGAAGAATCTTCCCCCTTCAAAAATAGCTCTAAAAGGACTTCCGTTGCCTCAGAATTACCACGCCACATGATTGAGGGAGATTCAATGAATGGAGGAGTTGATAGAAGTGGGAATGCTCCTTCTAACTCACACGGCTTCAATATGGCTGATGGTAACTTCAGTGCTGAAGATGTGGATATGATTCCAATATCTAAAAGGATGCCTGATGCCTCAGAATTACCATCTGGTGTTATTGATGATGACATGACAAATGCAGAGGGAGATGCAAGAAGCCGAACTGCACCTTTAAGCTTCACTGGCTTTAAAATGTTCGATGGTGAATGCCATCCTGAATATTTGGATAAAGAACAGGAAACGACAGAGAATTCCTCCCATCTTGAGAACTCCTCGGGAAGACTCCAGACCATGTCTATGATAGGGTACAGTGAAAATGAGAATGGAAGTGTGAACATATCCGATGCTGGTAGCTGTAGATATCCTCTATCTGATGAACAAAAATGTACATACTCTG GAAACGAGCCAGTCACATTGCCCAAAATGGAATTGGATGATGGTAACATGGGAAGTGCCCTTGAGACTAATGTGAATGCATCTAAATGCCATGAATATCCCCTTACAATGGAAGAGAAACATTGTCCATCTG GGAACGAGCCACATTCAGTTTTAGAAGATGGACAATTCGGTTCCTGTTCAAAAGTTGAACTGAAACACTGTAAAGTTGAGCCAGAAGAAAGTTTGGACTCAATTGAATTTTCAACCCCTAATGATGTCTGTTTCTGCTGTTCGATGTCCGAGAGTAGTCTGTCTCGACTT
- the LOC131246223 gene encoding uncharacterized protein LOC131246223 isoform X3, whose product MEACEECRKKCLLIDGKKAHVPTTFSFFKVMIGSFSKSLFLPPKFHRRAVALVDQSTLLEDMRGQQWRVKLSMVDGSLAFQQGWDKFVSDHSVKFGEILVFNYIVGSHFLVQIFGTSTLERLNFSTRNNGNHHKGKQARARKPSPDCSPSIKMPRYMVDTDAMNEKGATMNEEEATGSRTPPCNSSNFEMSESTDKAPTPMEKYSNYASSSKRTSDISVIPRYVIDEDSMNEVGAARSRTALDFEMIGNKCDAETPDKLPTKPGKSADHDSGSKMTLDDEEGAARSRSASLSSCDVEILGTRCNAVDTQKSVLEVSSRYKTRSKKSFDVVEAPFHKDGGYSANEERAAKSRMAPSNSSDFKMVESKCDAEDSNKIPTSKKSSDCAVSSKRKLKMWMKSIVDNDSVIEGASRNNAAHSNLSDFEMIRNKPDAEVMKNVPRRTETSHHDGSSKMTCDALQKAFNVIDKDLDEGDVRSPPRPSCMSNNEGVALKCDAGDREQVPNAKEESSHHENSCKSTFDASDTACYLIDGDSIKEEGAAFQSKCNTEHVDEVPKSIVKSSNSAVSCKMKQEMRMKYSGEKNSVHEEAASRSRAFHSNSPDSGVIGNKCEDEGMEKVPKTTEKSHDDSSKMNSDASQNPCYMIDEDSVSKEGATRCETAPLSFPDTGIIETKCADEKDEVMTTMEESSPFKNSSKRTSVASELPRHMIEGDSMNGGVDRSGNAPSNSHGFNMADGNFSAEDVDMIPISKRMPDASELPSGVIDDDMTNAEGDARSRTAPLSFTGFKMFDGECHPEYLDKEQETTENSSHLENSSGRLQTMSMIGYSENENGSVNISDAGSCRYPLSDEQKCTYSGNEPVTLPKMELDDGNMGSALETNVNASKCHEYPLTMEEKHCPSGNEPHSVLEDGQFGSCSKVELKHCKVEPEESLDSIEFSTPNDVCFCCSMSESSLSRLMVGRLKKESEERMRPAEARAEDCSEDWSVVVI is encoded by the exons ATGGAAGCATGTGAGGAATGCAGGAAGAAATGCTTACTGATTGATGGGAAGAAAGCGCATGTTCCCACCACATTTTCCTTCTTCAAAGTCATGATTGGTTCTTTCTCAAAATCTCTG TTCCTACCTCCGAAATTTCACCGCAGAGCAGTAGCTTTGGTTGATCAGAGCACTCTTCTTGAAGATATGAGAGGACAGCAGTGGAGGGTAAAGTTATCGATGGTAGATGGGTCCTTGGCTTTTCAGCAAGGATGGGATAAATTTGTGTCAGATCATTCTGTGAAGTTTGGAGAGATCTTGGTATTCAATTACATTGTCGGGTCCCACTTTCTAGTCCAAATCTTTGGCACAAGTACCTTGGAAAGGTTGAACTTCTCCACAAGAAACAACGGCAATCATCATAAAGGAAAACAAGCTAGAGCGAGGAAACCTTCCCCTGACTGTTCACCGTCTATTAAAATGCCACGCTACATGGTTGATACAgatgcaatgaatgaaaaggGAGCTACAATGAATGAAGAGGAAGCTACAGGAAGCAGAACACCTCCTTGTAACTCATCTAACTTTGAGATGTCTGAGAGTACGGACAAAGCACCAACTCCGATGGAAAAATATTCTAATTATGCTAGTAGCTCTAAAAGGACTTCTGATATCTCGGTAATACCACGCTATGTTATTGATGAAGATTCAATGAATGAAGTAGGAGCTGCAAGAAGCAGAACTGCTCTTGACTTTGAAATGATTGGGAATAAGTGTGATGCTGAAACTCCAGACAAACTTCCCACAAAACCGGGAAAATCTGCTGATCATGATAGTGGCTCTAAAATGACTCTGGATGATGAAGAGGGTGCTGCAAGAAGTAGAAGTGCTTCTTTGAGCTCGTGTGATGTTGAAATACTTGGGACTAGATGCAATGCTGTAGATACGCAGAAGTCAGTATTGGAAGTATCCTCCCGGTACAAAACTAGATCTAAAAAGAGTTTTGATGTGGTAGAAGCACCATTCCACAAGGATGGTGGATATTCAGCAAATGAAGAGAGAGCTGCTAAAAGCAGAATGGCTCCTTCAAATTCATCTGACTTCAAGATGGTTGAGAGTAAATGTGATGCTGAAGATTCGAACAAGATACCAACATCAAAAAAATCTTCAGATTGTGCCGTTAGTTCTAAAAGGAAGCTGAAGATGTGGATGAAGAGCATTGTTGATAACGATTCGGTGATTGAGGGAGCTTCAAGAAACAATGCTGCTCATTCAAACTTGTCTGACTTTGAGATGATTCGCAATAAACCTGACGCTGAAGTTATGAAAAATGTACCAAGAAGAacagaaacatctcatcatgatGGTAGCTCCAAAATGACTTGTGATGCCTTGCAAAAAGCATTCAACGTGATtgacaaagacttggatgaaggagaTGTGAGAAGCCCACCTCGTCCTTCATGCATGTCTAACAATGAAGGAGTTGCGCTTAAATGTGACGCTGGAGATAGGGAGCAAGTACCGAATGCAAAGGAAGAATCTTCCCATCATGAGAATAGCTGTAAAAGTACTTTTGATGCATCAGACACCGCATGCTACCTGATAGATGGAGATTCAATCAAGGAAGAGGGAGCTGCATTCCAGAGTAAATGCAACACTGAACATGTGGATGAAGTACCAAAATCAATAGTAAAATCTTCCAATTCTGCCGTTAGCTGTAAAATGAAGCAGGAGATGCGAATGAAGTACAGTGGTGAGAAAAATTCAGTGCATGAAGAGGCAGCTTCAAGAAGCAGAGCCTTTCATTCCAACTCTCCCGACTCTGGAGTGATTGGGAATAAATGTGAAGATGAAGGCATGGAAAAAGTACCAAAAACAACAGAAAAATCTCATGATGACAGCTCTAAAATGAATTCTGATGCTTCCCAAAATCCATGCTACATGATTGATGAAGATTCAGTGAGCAAAGAGGGAGCTACAAGATGTGAAACTGCTCCTCTAAGCTTTCCTGACACTGGAATAATTGAAACTAAATGCGCTGATGAAAAGGATGAAGTAATGACAACAATGGAAGAATCTTCCCCCTTCAAAAATAGCTCTAAAAGGACTTCCGTTGCCTCAGAATTACCACGCCACATGATTGAGGGAGATTCAATGAATGGAGGAGTTGATAGAAGTGGGAATGCTCCTTCTAACTCACACGGCTTCAATATGGCTGATGGTAACTTCAGTGCTGAAGATGTGGATATGATTCCAATATCTAAAAGGATGCCTGATGCCTCAGAATTACCATCTGGTGTTATTGATGATGACATGACAAATGCAGAGGGAGATGCAAGAAGCCGAACTGCACCTTTAAGCTTCACTGGCTTTAAAATGTTCGATGGTGAATGCCATCCTGAATATTTGGATAAAGAACAGGAAACGACAGAGAATTCCTCCCATCTTGAGAACTCCTCGGGAAGACTCCAGACCATGTCTATGATAGGGTACAGTGAAAATGAGAATGGAAGTGTGAACATATCCGATGCTGGTAGCTGTAGATATCCTCTATCTGATGAACAAAAATGTACATACTCTG GAAACGAGCCAGTCACATTGCCCAAAATGGAATTGGATGATGGTAACATGGGAAGTGCCCTTGAGACTAATGTGAATGCATCTAAATGCCATGAATATCCCCTTACAATGGAAGAGAAACATTGTCCATCTG GGAACGAGCCACATTCAGTTTTAGAAGATGGACAATTCGGTTCCTGTTCAAAAGTTGAACTGAAACACTGTAAAGTTGAGCCAGAAGAAAGTTTGGACTCAATTGAATTTTCAACCCCTAATGATGTCTGTTTCTGCTGTTCGATGTCCGAGAGTAGTCTGTCTCGACTT
- the LOC131246223 gene encoding uncharacterized protein LOC131246223 isoform X4, with amino-acid sequence MEACEECRKKCLLIDGKKAHVPTTFSFFKVMIGSFSKSLFLPPKFHRRAVALVDQSTLLEDMRGQQWRVKLSMVDGSLAFQQGWDKFVSDHSVKFGEILVFNYIVGSHFLVQIFGTSTLERLNFSTRNNGNHHKGKQARARKPSPDCSPSIKMPRYMVDTDAMNEKGATMNEEEATGSRTPPCNSSNFEMSESTDKAPTPMEKYSNYASSSKRTSDISVIPRYVIDEDSMNEVGAARSRTALDFEMIGNKCDAETPDKLPTKPGKSADHDSGSKMTLDDEEGAARSRSASLSSCDVEILGTRCNAVDTQKSVLEVSSRYKTRSKKSFDVVEAPFHKDGGYSANEERAAKSRMAPSNSSDFKMVESKCDAEDSNKIPTSKKSSDCAVSSKRKLKMWMKSIVDNDSVIEGASRNNAAHSNLSDFEMIRNKPDAEVMKNVPRRTETSHHDGSSKMTCDALQKAFNVIDKDLDEGDVRSPPRPSCMSNNEGVALKCDAGDREQVPNAKEESSHHENSCKSTFDASDTACYLIDGDSIKEEGAAFQSKCNTEHVDEVPKSIVKSSNSAVSCKMKQEMRMKYSGEKNSVHEEAASRSRAFHSNSPDSGVIGNKCEDEGMEKVPKTTEKSHDDSSKMNSDASQNPCYMIDEDSVSKEGATRCETAPLSFPDTGIIETKCADEKDEVMTTMEESSPFKNSSKRTSVASELPRHMIEGDSMNGGVDRSGNAPSNSHGFNMADGNFSAEDVDMIPISKRMPDASELPSGVIDDDMTNAEGDARSRTAPLSFTGFKMFDGECHPEYLDKEQETTENSSHLENSSGRLQTMSMIGYSENENGSVNISDAGSCRYPLSDEQKCTYSGNEPVTLPKMELDDGNMGSALETNVNASKCHEYPLTMEEKHCPSGIANIHSICSDKGEEETQKGSVIPP; translated from the exons ATGGAAGCATGTGAGGAATGCAGGAAGAAATGCTTACTGATTGATGGGAAGAAAGCGCATGTTCCCACCACATTTTCCTTCTTCAAAGTCATGATTGGTTCTTTCTCAAAATCTCTG TTCCTACCTCCGAAATTTCACCGCAGAGCAGTAGCTTTGGTTGATCAGAGCACTCTTCTTGAAGATATGAGAGGACAGCAGTGGAGGGTAAAGTTATCGATGGTAGATGGGTCCTTGGCTTTTCAGCAAGGATGGGATAAATTTGTGTCAGATCATTCTGTGAAGTTTGGAGAGATCTTGGTATTCAATTACATTGTCGGGTCCCACTTTCTAGTCCAAATCTTTGGCACAAGTACCTTGGAAAGGTTGAACTTCTCCACAAGAAACAACGGCAATCATCATAAAGGAAAACAAGCTAGAGCGAGGAAACCTTCCCCTGACTGTTCACCGTCTATTAAAATGCCACGCTACATGGTTGATACAgatgcaatgaatgaaaaggGAGCTACAATGAATGAAGAGGAAGCTACAGGAAGCAGAACACCTCCTTGTAACTCATCTAACTTTGAGATGTCTGAGAGTACGGACAAAGCACCAACTCCGATGGAAAAATATTCTAATTATGCTAGTAGCTCTAAAAGGACTTCTGATATCTCGGTAATACCACGCTATGTTATTGATGAAGATTCAATGAATGAAGTAGGAGCTGCAAGAAGCAGAACTGCTCTTGACTTTGAAATGATTGGGAATAAGTGTGATGCTGAAACTCCAGACAAACTTCCCACAAAACCGGGAAAATCTGCTGATCATGATAGTGGCTCTAAAATGACTCTGGATGATGAAGAGGGTGCTGCAAGAAGTAGAAGTGCTTCTTTGAGCTCGTGTGATGTTGAAATACTTGGGACTAGATGCAATGCTGTAGATACGCAGAAGTCAGTATTGGAAGTATCCTCCCGGTACAAAACTAGATCTAAAAAGAGTTTTGATGTGGTAGAAGCACCATTCCACAAGGATGGTGGATATTCAGCAAATGAAGAGAGAGCTGCTAAAAGCAGAATGGCTCCTTCAAATTCATCTGACTTCAAGATGGTTGAGAGTAAATGTGATGCTGAAGATTCGAACAAGATACCAACATCAAAAAAATCTTCAGATTGTGCCGTTAGTTCTAAAAGGAAGCTGAAGATGTGGATGAAGAGCATTGTTGATAACGATTCGGTGATTGAGGGAGCTTCAAGAAACAATGCTGCTCATTCAAACTTGTCTGACTTTGAGATGATTCGCAATAAACCTGACGCTGAAGTTATGAAAAATGTACCAAGAAGAacagaaacatctcatcatgatGGTAGCTCCAAAATGACTTGTGATGCCTTGCAAAAAGCATTCAACGTGATtgacaaagacttggatgaaggagaTGTGAGAAGCCCACCTCGTCCTTCATGCATGTCTAACAATGAAGGAGTTGCGCTTAAATGTGACGCTGGAGATAGGGAGCAAGTACCGAATGCAAAGGAAGAATCTTCCCATCATGAGAATAGCTGTAAAAGTACTTTTGATGCATCAGACACCGCATGCTACCTGATAGATGGAGATTCAATCAAGGAAGAGGGAGCTGCATTCCAGAGTAAATGCAACACTGAACATGTGGATGAAGTACCAAAATCAATAGTAAAATCTTCCAATTCTGCCGTTAGCTGTAAAATGAAGCAGGAGATGCGAATGAAGTACAGTGGTGAGAAAAATTCAGTGCATGAAGAGGCAGCTTCAAGAAGCAGAGCCTTTCATTCCAACTCTCCCGACTCTGGAGTGATTGGGAATAAATGTGAAGATGAAGGCATGGAAAAAGTACCAAAAACAACAGAAAAATCTCATGATGACAGCTCTAAAATGAATTCTGATGCTTCCCAAAATCCATGCTACATGATTGATGAAGATTCAGTGAGCAAAGAGGGAGCTACAAGATGTGAAACTGCTCCTCTAAGCTTTCCTGACACTGGAATAATTGAAACTAAATGCGCTGATGAAAAGGATGAAGTAATGACAACAATGGAAGAATCTTCCCCCTTCAAAAATAGCTCTAAAAGGACTTCCGTTGCCTCAGAATTACCACGCCACATGATTGAGGGAGATTCAATGAATGGAGGAGTTGATAGAAGTGGGAATGCTCCTTCTAACTCACACGGCTTCAATATGGCTGATGGTAACTTCAGTGCTGAAGATGTGGATATGATTCCAATATCTAAAAGGATGCCTGATGCCTCAGAATTACCATCTGGTGTTATTGATGATGACATGACAAATGCAGAGGGAGATGCAAGAAGCCGAACTGCACCTTTAAGCTTCACTGGCTTTAAAATGTTCGATGGTGAATGCCATCCTGAATATTTGGATAAAGAACAGGAAACGACAGAGAATTCCTCCCATCTTGAGAACTCCTCGGGAAGACTCCAGACCATGTCTATGATAGGGTACAGTGAAAATGAGAATGGAAGTGTGAACATATCCGATGCTGGTAGCTGTAGATATCCTCTATCTGATGAACAAAAATGTACATACTCTG GAAACGAGCCAGTCACATTGCCCAAAATGGAATTGGATGATGGTAACATGGGAAGTGCCCTTGAGACTAATGTGAATGCATCTAAATGCCATGAATATCCCCTTACAATGGAAGAGAAACATTGTCCATCTG